A portion of the uncultured Bacteroides sp. genome contains these proteins:
- a CDS encoding V-type ATP synthase subunit D: protein MAIKFQYNKTSLQQLEKQLKVRVRTLPIIKNKESALRVEVKRSKAEVVTLEERLEEQIQAYEAMFALWNEFDASLIKVSDVHLGIKKIAGVRIPLLENVDFEVCPYSLFSAPKWYADGIHLLKGLAHTAIEREFMLAKLNLLEHARKKTTQKVNLFEKVQIPGYQDALLKIKRFMEDEENLSKSSQKILKSQQEKKKEAEI from the coding sequence ATGGCTATAAAGTTTCAATATAACAAGACCTCTCTTCAGCAACTGGAAAAGCAACTGAAAGTGCGTGTTCGTACCCTCCCCATTATCAAGAACAAGGAGAGTGCACTGCGCGTGGAAGTAAAACGCAGTAAAGCGGAAGTGGTGACTTTGGAGGAAAGGCTCGAAGAACAAATTCAAGCCTATGAAGCCATGTTCGCACTTTGGAATGAGTTTGATGCCTCATTGATCAAAGTCAGCGATGTTCATTTGGGGATAAAGAAGATTGCCGGTGTACGAATTCCATTGTTGGAAAACGTGGATTTTGAAGTTTGTCCTTATAGCTTGTTTAGTGCTCCTAAATGGTATGCCGATGGGATACATTTGTTGAAAGGGCTTGCTCATACAGCTATCGAAAGGGAGTTCATGCTGGCTAAACTCAATCTACTCGAACATGCCCGAAAGAAGACCACTCAGAAAGTAAATCTTTTTGAGAAGGTGCAGATACCCGGTTATCAGGATGCTTTGCTAAAGATTAAACGCTTTATGGAAGATGAGGAAAACTTGTCCAAATCTTCACAGAAGATATTGAAGTCTCAGCAAGAAAAAAAGAAGGAGGCAGAGATATGA
- a CDS encoding V-type ATP synthase subunit B produces the protein MAAKAFQKIYTKITQITKATCSLKATGVGYDELATVNGKLAQVVKMTGEEVTLQVFEGTEGIPTNAEVVFLGKAPTIKVSEQLSGRFFNAFGDPIDGGPAIEGEEVEIGGPSVNPVRRKQPSELIATGIAGIDLNNTLVSGQKIPFFADPDQPFNQVMANVALRAETDKIILGGMGMTNDDYLYFKNVFSNAGALDRIVSFVNTTENPPVERLLIPDMALTSAEYFAVKNNEKVLVLLTDMTSYADALAIVSNRMDQIPSKDSMPGSLYSDLAKIYEKAVQFPDGGSITIIAVTTLSGGDITHAVPDNTGYITEGQLFLRRDSDIGKVIVDPFRSLSRLKQLVIGKKTRKDHPQVMNASVRLYADAANAKTKLENGFDLTNYDERTLSFAKDYSTQLLAIDVNLDTTEMLDVAWSLLAKYFRPEEVNIKQELVDEFWK, from the coding sequence ATGGCAGCAAAAGCATTTCAAAAGATATATACCAAGATTACTCAGATAACTAAGGCTACTTGTTCGCTCAAGGCAACGGGGGTGGGTTATGATGAATTGGCAACAGTAAACGGTAAATTGGCGCAAGTGGTGAAAATGACCGGTGAGGAAGTGACCTTGCAGGTCTTTGAAGGAACTGAAGGTATTCCTACTAATGCTGAAGTGGTGTTCTTGGGTAAAGCGCCTACGATAAAGGTTAGCGAACAGCTTTCCGGACGTTTTTTCAATGCCTTTGGAGATCCTATCGACGGTGGTCCTGCTATCGAGGGAGAAGAGGTGGAGATTGGCGGTCCGTCAGTGAATCCGGTTCGTCGAAAGCAACCTTCTGAACTTATTGCAACAGGTATAGCGGGCATTGATCTTAATAACACACTGGTTTCAGGACAGAAAATTCCATTTTTCGCAGATCCCGATCAGCCATTCAATCAAGTGATGGCCAATGTGGCTTTACGTGCAGAGACGGACAAGATTATTCTTGGTGGGATGGGTATGACGAATGATGACTACCTATACTTTAAAAACGTATTTTCTAATGCAGGTGCACTCGATCGTATTGTTAGTTTTGTGAACACAACGGAGAATCCACCGGTAGAGCGTCTGCTGATCCCTGATATGGCACTTACGTCAGCCGAATATTTTGCGGTGAAGAATAATGAAAAAGTGTTGGTGTTACTTACGGATATGACTTCGTATGCCGATGCACTTGCTATCGTGTCAAATCGTATGGATCAGATCCCATCGAAAGATTCTATGCCAGGATCGCTATATTCTGATTTAGCTAAAATATATGAGAAAGCGGTACAGTTTCCGGATGGAGGTTCCATCACGATCATTGCCGTAACGACTTTGTCGGGTGGAGATATCACACATGCTGTGCCTGATAATACAGGCTATATTACCGAAGGGCAGTTGTTTCTTCGTCGTGATAGTGATATCGGCAAAGTCATTGTAGACCCATTCCGTTCGCTATCTCGTTTGAAACAACTGGTTATCGGCAAGAAAACCCGCAAGGACCATCCGCAAGTGATGAATGCCTCTGTTCGCTTGTACGCCGATGCTGCCAATGCGAAGACTAAGTTGGAAAATGGTTTTGATCTGACCAACTATGATGAGCGTACGCTTTCTTTTGCGAAAGATTATTCAACTCAATTATTGGCTATTGATGTAAACCTTGATACAACAGAAATGCTTGATGTGGCTTGGAGTTTGCTCGCCAAATATTTCCGTCCGGAAGAGGTAAACATCAAACAAGAACTTGTCGATGAATTCTGGAAATAA
- a CDS encoding V-type ATP synthase subunit A → MATKGTVSGVIANMVTLLVDGPVAQNEICYISTGGDRLMAEVIKVVGANVYVQVFESTRGLKIGAEAEFTGHMLEVTLGPGMLSKNYDGLQNDLDKMSGVFLKRGEYTFPLDKESKWHFIPLVKVGDKVSASAWLGQVDENFQPLKIMAPFTQKGICTVKSIVVEGEYGIYDVLVVLTDADGNDVEVNMVQKWPVKKAMMNYKEKPRPYKLLETGVRVIDTLNPIVEGGTGFIPGPFGTGKTVLQHAISKQAEADIVIIAACGERANEVVEIFTEFPELIDPHTGRQLMERTIIIANTSNMPVAAREASVYTAMTIAEYYRAMGLKVLLMADSTSRWAQALREMSNRMEELPGPDAFPMDISSIISNFYGRAGYVSLNNGETGSITFIGTVSPAGGNLKEPVTENTKKVARCFYALEQDRADKKRYPAVNPIDSYSKYIEYPEFEEYIAKHINGEWLEKVNEIKTRLQRGKEIAEQINILGDDGVPAEYHVVFWKSELIDFVILQQDAFDEIDSVTPMERQEAILNLVIDVCRTEFEFDNFNEVMDYFKKMINICKQMNYSKFQSAEYDGFIKQLAELVEERKASLVKDKS, encoded by the coding sequence ATGGCAACAAAAGGAACTGTTAGTGGCGTAATAGCCAATATGGTAACTCTTCTGGTTGATGGCCCCGTAGCTCAAAATGAGATTTGTTATATCTCTACCGGAGGCGATAGGTTAATGGCAGAGGTAATTAAGGTTGTAGGAGCGAATGTATATGTACAGGTGTTTGAAAGTACGCGTGGCTTGAAGATTGGAGCTGAAGCCGAATTTACCGGGCACATGCTGGAAGTTACTTTAGGCCCGGGCATGTTATCAAAGAACTATGATGGTTTGCAAAATGATCTTGATAAGATGAGCGGAGTGTTCCTTAAACGAGGAGAATATACTTTTCCACTTGATAAGGAGAGTAAATGGCATTTCATTCCATTGGTAAAAGTAGGCGATAAAGTCAGTGCTTCTGCCTGGCTGGGTCAGGTGGATGAAAACTTTCAGCCATTGAAAATTATGGCTCCGTTTACTCAGAAAGGCATCTGCACAGTGAAGTCTATTGTCGTAGAAGGAGAATATGGGATTTATGATGTTCTCGTTGTTTTAACTGACGCAGACGGTAATGATGTGGAAGTGAATATGGTTCAGAAATGGCCCGTGAAAAAAGCGATGATGAACTACAAAGAAAAACCTCGTCCTTATAAACTACTCGAAACCGGCGTGCGGGTTATTGATACATTAAATCCGATTGTTGAGGGGGGCACGGGCTTTATCCCCGGCCCTTTCGGTACGGGTAAAACGGTACTTCAACATGCTATTTCCAAACAGGCTGAAGCAGATATCGTGATTATTGCCGCATGTGGAGAGCGTGCCAATGAGGTGGTAGAGATTTTTACTGAATTTCCCGAATTGATTGACCCGCATACAGGCCGTCAACTGATGGAACGTACTATCATCATAGCCAATACCTCGAATATGCCCGTGGCAGCCCGTGAGGCTTCAGTTTATACTGCCATGACAATTGCCGAATATTATCGTGCCATGGGTCTCAAGGTGTTACTGATGGCTGATTCCACCTCTCGTTGGGCTCAAGCTTTACGTGAGATGTCAAACCGCATGGAAGAACTACCCGGGCCGGATGCCTTTCCGATGGATATCTCTTCAATTATTTCTAACTTCTATGGCCGTGCAGGATACGTGTCTTTAAATAATGGTGAAACCGGTTCTATTACTTTCATTGGTACGGTATCTCCGGCTGGTGGTAATTTGAAAGAGCCGGTAACGGAGAACACGAAAAAAGTAGCCCGTTGCTTCTATGCTTTGGAACAGGATCGTGCCGATAAGAAACGCTATCCGGCCGTGAATCCGATTGATTCTTATTCTAAATACATTGAGTATCCCGAATTTGAAGAGTATATCGCCAAACATATTAATGGTGAGTGGCTGGAGAAAGTCAATGAGATAAAAACCCGTCTTCAACGTGGAAAAGAGATTGCTGAACAGATTAATATCTTGGGTGATGATGGTGTTCCAGCAGAATACCATGTTGTTTTTTGGAAATCGGAATTGATTGATTTTGTGATTTTGCAGCAAGATGCTTTTGATGAGATTGATTCAGTAACGCCCATGGAGCGTCAGGAAGCAATATTGAATCTTGTGATTGATGTTTGCCGCACAGAATTTGAATTTGATAACTTCAATGAGGTAATGGATTATTTCAAGAAGATGATTAATATCTGTAAGCAGATGAATTACTCGAAATTTCAATCGGCAGAGTATGACGGATTCATTAAACAGCTAGCTGAGTTGGTGGAAGAGAGGAAAGCATCATTAGTAAAGGACAAATCGTAA
- a CDS encoding DUF2764 family protein, with protein sequence MSKYYCLISGLPELTLEDSKLSYTVADFRTELYPDLSTSDKKLIDLFYLKFDNQNVLRLLKDKDAAIDERGIFSAQELIESISILKDGGEVDSKRFPSYLSSFILYYFSEINEDQFLYEDYLSTLYYDFSMNCGNEFVASWFEFNLTVNNILVALTARKYNEDVARYIVGQTDVCEALRTSGARDFGLTGEVDYIDSLMKISELADLVDREKKIDALKWAWMEDAVFFNYFTIERIFVFLLRLEIIERWISMDKDKGKLLFRSMIDSLKNDVQIPAEFR encoded by the coding sequence ATGAGTAAATATTATTGTTTAATATCCGGCTTACCCGAACTTACATTGGAGGATAGCAAACTAAGTTATACTGTAGCTGATTTTAGGACCGAATTGTATCCTGACCTGTCTACTTCTGACAAGAAATTGATTGATCTATTTTATCTAAAGTTTGATAATCAAAATGTCTTAAGATTATTGAAGGATAAAGATGCAGCGATAGATGAAAGGGGAATTTTTTCTGCCCAAGAATTAATCGAATCTATTTCTATTCTTAAAGACGGGGGAGAAGTGGATTCAAAAAGGTTTCCATCTTATCTCTCCTCTTTTATTCTCTATTATTTTAGTGAAATCAATGAGGATCAATTTTTGTATGAAGATTATCTTTCGACTCTATATTATGACTTTTCGATGAATTGCGGAAATGAATTCGTCGCTTCCTGGTTTGAATTTAATCTTACTGTAAATAATATTTTGGTGGCGCTAACGGCGCGTAAGTACAACGAGGATGTAGCACGCTATATTGTAGGGCAGACGGATGTATGCGAAGCTTTGCGCACATCGGGTGCACGAGATTTTGGTTTGACAGGTGAAGTCGACTATATTGATAGCTTAATGAAGATTAGTGAGCTAGCTGATCTAGTGGATAGAGAAAAGAAAATAGATGCACTGAAATGGGCTTGGATGGAAGATGCAGTTTTCTTCAATTACTTCACCATTGAACGCATTTTTGTTTTTCTATTGAGGTTGGAGATCATCGAGCGATGGATATCAATGGACAAGGACAAGGGTAAGCTGTTATTTAGAAGCATGATAGATTCACTGAAGAATGACGTGCAGATTCCCGCAGAATTTAGATAA
- a CDS encoding clostripain-related cysteine peptidase, producing MKKILKLTYILCCASLFLLTACHDDPDPIKKSRTVLAYIAADNSLSSFATDDIAEMVEGYAAVEANSSNLLVYVDDKSTPRLIQITKASNGAVVKKIIHEYAEQNSLDVSVMYEVFKRVFDRFPANSYGLVLWSHGEGWIPANPAAPSTRWFGEDAGTYMNISALKTVLETAPHFDFILSDACFMQSVEVAYELRTCADYFISSPTEIPGPGAYYVDVVPAMFKETTTKADLAKAVAAGYFDYYNNLYTGNVDSNDNWTMGVSVSVIESDKLEALAVATKNILPQYISGGTTIATSGILCYDPYRNKYYYDMNGLMKSLSLDVTAYSNWKLAFDASVIWARSTPMNLCTPYKGYLTSMTGFSGLSIYIPRGTFTSTLNTFYHTYEWYTDGGWSDAGW from the coding sequence ATGAAGAAGATTTTAAAACTCACTTATATTCTTTGTTGTGCTTCGTTGTTTTTACTTACAGCTTGTCATGATGATCCGGATCCTATAAAGAAATCGCGTACAGTGTTGGCGTATATTGCGGCGGATAATAGTCTTAGCAGCTTTGCAACTGATGATATTGCTGAAATGGTTGAGGGTTATGCTGCGGTTGAGGCTAATAGCAGTAATCTTTTGGTGTATGTAGATGATAAGAGTACTCCTCGCTTGATTCAGATAACAAAAGCTTCGAATGGAGCTGTCGTAAAAAAAATAATCCATGAATATGCGGAACAAAACTCTTTGGATGTCTCTGTAATGTATGAGGTTTTTAAACGAGTCTTCGATCGTTTCCCAGCCAACAGTTATGGCCTTGTATTGTGGTCGCATGGAGAAGGATGGATTCCTGCTAATCCGGCTGCGCCTTCTACTCGCTGGTTTGGCGAAGATGCGGGTACATACATGAATATTTCCGCTTTGAAAACGGTATTAGAAACAGCTCCTCACTTTGATTTTATTCTTTCTGATGCTTGCTTTATGCAATCGGTAGAAGTAGCTTATGAACTGCGTACTTGTGCTGACTATTTTATTAGTTCACCTACTGAAATACCTGGTCCTGGTGCATATTATGTAGATGTAGTTCCTGCCATGTTTAAGGAGACTACTACAAAAGCTGACTTGGCAAAAGCGGTTGCTGCCGGGTATTTTGATTATTATAATAATTTGTATACAGGAAATGTAGATTCCAATGATAATTGGACAATGGGTGTTTCCGTCTCTGTGATCGAAAGTGATAAATTAGAAGCTTTAGCTGTTGCTACTAAGAATATTTTGCCTCAATATATATCAGGAGGCACCACTATTGCTACTTCTGGTATTTTATGTTATGATCCGTATCGTAATAAATATTACTATGATATGAATGGTTTGATGAAATCTTTGTCCCTTGATGTGACGGCGTATAGTAATTGGAAGCTGGCTTTTGATGCTTCGGTTATCTGGGCTAGAAGTACTCCTATGAATTTATGTACTCCTTATAAAGGATATTTAACTTCTATGACGGGCTTTTCAGGACTTTCTATTTATATTCCTCGTGGGACTTTTACCTCTACTTTGAATACATTTTACCACACTTATGAATGGTATACAGATGGCGGATGGAGTGATGCTGGTTGGTAA
- a CDS encoding RNA polymerase sigma factor RpoD/SigA — MRQLKITKSITNRESASLDKYLQEIGREDLITVEEEVELAQRIRKGDRVALEKLTRANLRFVVSVAKQYQNQGLSLPDLINEGNLGLIKAAEKFDETRGFKFISYAVWWIRQSILQALAEQSRIVRLPLNQVGSLNKISKAFSKFEQENERKPSPEELADELDIPVDKISDTLKVSGRHISVDAPFVEGEDNSLLDVLVNDDSPMADRALVNESLAREIDRALSTLTDREKDIIQMFFGIGQQEMTLEEIGDKFGLTRERVRQIKEKAIRRLRQGNRSTLLKSYLG, encoded by the coding sequence ATGAGACAACTAAAGATTACAAAAAGTATCACTAACAGAGAGAGTGCTTCTCTTGACAAGTATCTGCAGGAAATCGGTCGTGAAGACTTAATTACTGTGGAGGAAGAGGTAGAACTCGCTCAACGCATTCGCAAGGGTGATCGCGTGGCATTGGAGAAACTAACACGTGCAAATCTTCGTTTCGTAGTTTCGGTGGCTAAACAGTACCAAAACCAAGGTTTGAGTTTACCCGACTTAATTAATGAGGGTAATTTAGGACTGATTAAAGCAGCCGAGAAGTTTGACGAGACACGTGGTTTTAAGTTTATCAGTTATGCTGTGTGGTGGATTCGCCAATCAATTCTTCAGGCTTTGGCCGAGCAATCGCGTATTGTTCGTCTTCCGTTGAACCAAGTAGGCTCGCTGAATAAAATCAGCAAAGCTTTCTCTAAGTTCGAACAGGAGAATGAACGTAAACCTTCACCTGAAGAATTGGCAGACGAGCTTGATATCCCTGTTGATAAGATCTCTGATACATTAAAAGTATCCGGCCGACATATATCGGTAGATGCTCCATTTGTAGAGGGAGAAGACAACAGTTTGCTGGATGTGTTGGTCAATGACGATTCGCCTATGGCAGATCGCGCTCTGGTTAATGAGTCTCTTGCTAGGGAAATTGATAGAGCTCTTTCTACGTTAACCGATAGGGAAAAGGACATCATACAGATGTTTTTCGGTATCGGACAACAAGAAATGACACTGGAAGAAATCGGCGACAAATTCGGGCTTACCCGTGAACGTGTTCGTCAGATTAAAGAAAAAGCAATCAGAAGATTAAGACAAGGTAATCGTAGTACATTGCTCAAATCTTATTTAGGATAA
- a CDS encoding Do family serine endopeptidase: protein MKQTTKIILGAGAIVLLSSGVAGFTSYTMLKPKNKALTYNEMFEQNPNTRMAAYDAINAQPVDLTVAAESSIHAVVHIKSTQLSKVANVQQEPDFFDFFFGDGARGQQRQIQTQPRVGYGSGVIISKDGYIVTNNHVIDGADEISVKLNDNREFKGRIIGADAASDLALIKIEGDDFPTMQVGNSDALKVGEWVLAVGNPFNLTSTVTAGIVSAKARSLGVYTQGVESFIQTDAAINQGNSGGALVNTKGELVGINAVLSSPTGAYAGYGFAIPSSIMTKVVADLKQFGTVQRALLGIKGGPISDDQLSAEATKKAKELGVVDGVLVAEVIEGGSAAGAGIKVDDVIVGIDGRKVKNMADLQGELAKHRPGDKVSVKLIREKKEKSIEVTLKNEQGTTKVVKTAGMDILGAAFKEVSTDLKKQLNLGYGLEVTGVSSGKMSDAGIRKGFIILKANGQTMNTLNDLEEAFKAASKSPEQVLFLTGMFPSGKRANYAVDLSQE from the coding sequence ATGAAACAGACAACTAAAATCATTCTAGGAGCAGGTGCCATTGTACTTCTTAGTTCAGGGGTTGCGGGATTTACTTCTTATACAATGCTGAAGCCCAAAAATAAAGCATTGACTTATAATGAGATGTTTGAACAGAATCCTAATACACGCATGGCTGCTTATGATGCGATTAATGCACAACCGGTGGACTTAACTGTTGCAGCTGAGAGCTCCATTCATGCAGTAGTGCATATTAAGTCAACACAACTCTCAAAGGTTGCTAACGTGCAACAGGAGCCTGATTTCTTCGACTTCTTTTTTGGAGATGGAGCTAGAGGACAGCAACGTCAAATACAAACACAACCCAGAGTAGGGTATGGATCAGGAGTTATTATCTCTAAAGATGGGTATATCGTGACCAATAATCATGTGATAGACGGAGCTGATGAAATTAGTGTGAAACTGAATGATAATCGTGAATTCAAGGGACGTATCATAGGTGCAGATGCTGCTAGTGATTTGGCGTTAATTAAAATAGAAGGTGATGACTTCCCGACTATGCAGGTAGGTAATTCCGATGCTTTGAAAGTAGGAGAGTGGGTACTTGCTGTAGGTAATCCGTTCAATTTGACATCTACTGTAACAGCAGGTATTGTGAGTGCAAAAGCTCGTTCACTTGGCGTTTATACTCAAGGTGTGGAATCTTTTATACAGACCGATGCTGCTATCAATCAAGGAAATAGTGGTGGGGCATTAGTCAACACGAAAGGCGAGTTGGTTGGTATCAATGCTGTATTATCTTCTCCTACGGGAGCTTACGCCGGATATGGATTTGCGATACCAAGTAGCATCATGACCAAAGTAGTAGCCGATTTGAAACAATTTGGGACTGTGCAACGAGCTTTATTGGGCATAAAAGGTGGTCCTATCAGTGATGATCAGTTGAGTGCCGAAGCAACAAAGAAGGCTAAAGAGCTTGGAGTAGTTGATGGTGTGTTAGTCGCTGAAGTAATAGAAGGTGGCTCTGCTGCAGGAGCGGGTATTAAAGTTGATGACGTAATTGTTGGTATAGATGGTCGGAAAGTCAAAAATATGGCTGATCTACAAGGGGAATTGGCGAAACATCGTCCGGGTGATAAAGTAAGCGTTAAATTAATTCGTGAGAAAAAAGAGAAGTCTATAGAAGTTACTTTGAAGAATGAGCAAGGTACAACGAAAGTTGTTAAGACTGCCGGCATGGATATTCTTGGAGCTGCTTTTAAGGAAGTTTCGACTGATCTGAAGAAACAACTGAATTTAGGCTATGGACTTGAAGTTACCGGTGTCTCATCCGGGAAAATGTCCGATGCCGGTATTCGTAAAGGGTTTATAATTCTCAAGGCCAATGGACAAACAATGAATACGTTGAATGATCTTGAAGAGGCATTTAAGGCTGCTTCAAAATCTCCGGAGCAGGTATTGTTCCTTACCGGAATGTTCCCTTCGGGCAAACGTGCTAATTATGCTGTTGATTTAAGTCAGGAATAA